In Methanothermobacter sp., the following are encoded in one genomic region:
- a CDS encoding DUF356 domain-containing protein: MSLIILRADSRDKILNALADLERHAGLRVRGRPRIMKHETADKMAASILGGNLRTRSTVAAAVEVEEGDTETIMAVRRIHPPAHIIVVSSEYDEYEDLREMFGTLKVLKGYYSYKKK, from the coding sequence GTGTCTCTAATAATCTTAAGGGCTGATAGCAGGGATAAGATCCTGAATGCCCTCGCGGATCTTGAAAGACATGCTGGCCTGAGGGTCAGGGGCAGGCCCCGCATAATGAAACATGAAACCGCAGATAAAATGGCAGCATCCATTCTTGGAGGTAACCTCCGGACCAGGTCCACGGTTGCAGCTGCAGTTGAGGTCGAGGAGGGTGATACAGAGACCATAATGGCTGTGAGGAGGATACACCCACCGGCCCACATAATTGTTGTGAGCAGCGAATATGATGAATATGAGGACCTCAGGGAAATGTTTGGCACTCTGAAGGTCCTCAAGGGCTATTATTCATATAAAAAGAAGTGA
- a CDS encoding multiprotein bridging factor aMBF1 yields the protein MRCEICGKKIVGKPVKTKIDSSVMDVCRECSKFGKIIREPPKPKTHKAGVRRAPRRSRRPMETLYEVVEDYGEIIRAKRESRGWSREDLAERINEKVSVINRIESERMEPDIKLARKLEKLLKIKILEKFDAGEEEKIESGGFRGATIGDIARIKRG from the coding sequence ATGAGATGCGAGATTTGCGGCAAAAAGATTGTTGGAAAACCTGTGAAGACCAAAATCGACAGTTCAGTGATGGATGTATGCAGGGAATGCTCTAAGTTCGGTAAGATCATCAGGGAACCCCCCAAACCCAAAACCCATAAAGCAGGTGTCAGGAGAGCTCCCAGGAGGTCAAGGAGACCAATGGAAACCCTTTATGAGGTTGTTGAGGATTACGGTGAGATCATAAGGGCTAAGAGAGAGTCCAGGGGATGGTCAAGGGAGGATCTCGCTGAGAGGATCAATGAGAAGGTCTCAGTCATAAACAGGATTGAATCTGAGAGAATGGAACCCGACATCAAACTTGCAAGGAAACTCGAGAAGCTCCTTAAAATAAAGATCCTGGAGAAATTCGATGCCGGCGAAGAGGAAAAGATTGAGAGTGGAGGGTTCCGTGGAGCCACCATAGGTGATATAGCAAGAATAAAAAGGGGTTAA